In a single window of the Tigriopus californicus strain San Diego chromosome 2, Tcal_SD_v2.1, whole genome shotgun sequence genome:
- the LOC131892969 gene encoding uncharacterized protein LOC131892969 — translation MRQRSVDRLSEEQDFTVENAKKNSKAKEKKAKRPRTKTFPFECTNQQVIGTGMAIVCIGFLVLISALHNQKFPMERKNSGKPKAEVTFGRYLIPSEKWNVSKSILDVPNWNDCARRCRKKAPGNCTAFTFNAEYNICHMGHLFANDTNLIRLTNGTAPEKTASEGNVDYTDVFVFHNRTIL, via the exons atgaggCAACGAAGCGTCGATCGGCTTTCAGAGGAACAA GACTTCACCgttgaaaatgccaagaaaaattccaaggccaaagagaaaaaagccaaaagacCCCGGACTAAAACATTTCCATTCGAATGTACCAACCAACAAGTAATCGGAACAGGAATGGCCATCGTTTGTATTGGTTTCCTCGTCCTCATTTCGGCGCTTCATAATCAAAAGTTCCCAATGGAACGGAAGAACTCCG GAAAGCCTAAGGCCGAAGTGACTTTTGGACGTTACTTGATCCCCAGTGAGAAATGGAACGTATCGAAGAGCATTCTTGATGTGCC AAATTGGAACGATTGTGCGAGAAGATGTAGGAAAAAGGCTCCAGGAAATTGTACagctttcactttcaatgccGAGTACAACATCTGTCACATGGGTCATCTGTTTGCCAACGATACCAATTTGATCCGATTGACCAACGGGACTGCGCCCGAGAAAACCGCCTCCGAGGGAAACGTCGATTACACGGATGTATTCGTTTTTCATAACCGCACCATATTATGA
- the LOC131891884 gene encoding myosin-2 heavy chain-like gives MSTKESTPGGRIRSPPPSFRPPPPFAAPPPNPLSPSSQRKLSVNAPFRGRSPSPFNRRPVEKIEEQKIARFGEPSSRMNSPLRTLNGQSRTSSEDHADFLDILEKEEEGFAEQLKKQKVFLQTVFKEKDELATTCANQAGKLQRLENERQEWQKKIIEAEREKRDLAEKLTQEEQSRSQSVKKLEKQKRDLEKMQSESSLMAKERNDAVSQLSQEMKEIERLESERKSLFARIDALERQKLGSSANNKPIDKTLAETNLKLKLEIGNIRTDCDKLNRTTENLNKEKTDLTNKLTETSIKLRERDTELKQTQNKLSDAMDSLTSVKNQFDRQHEETKKLRKVEHELKLEATRAKKEAVTNSDGASKLRREVEKLLEERKDHLQKIEDLQHEAKDMKDKITSFESNKQNELKKVEESLKDTINANKKVQDNLNKEKDMISVLDDEKKKLESDLNLARKEKQKSEADLKHLQSLMEKRKQAESELELMVKDLKEKLDKYDIDKKAALKVEKSKRETMASKQEQERKEMEEKWDKMKLQFEKAAIESKKKMAQLEEENNKATSIIDDAKSEVAKKEDELRVANRKIKSLESEFQKYKASSKSEDERHTQELETVEQRLIEARKSAEVMKKKMDSNDAEMKRVVDAKNVLEGKVNALEADIRSMKESGNTTLSKVQNEKELVQKELRDAANKILQLRDEKCRLETKANEDVKDFEKTIENLRTDLQNVTLKKDELSGKLNDLISNKDNDLANQLRVKDEEIKAKDLEKDNLRMDMDAKVKKVNEQLEKQRKQSEKEMANLKGEIQDVSEKLAKKEDITFKLEKEKREVVIAKDKIAKQLEALESEKEMIKENLGHLEAEKKSNNFGRYEKERLKGDLDKIAEEKERLQARIETLSQERNELQSKIEAMSKGESKHKDELVKANKALLGKTEALEGEKSQLQRNFEMLEEKLNGLERAKADVLRQNQTLTSQITSLESQCKSLQNDKQSTNQGLHAQINNLKTERDKLQATLADLKTKQSATMQELDLLKKELKRSEDAKRELGDQVKKLQLGDKTKILTDRLNQLEKDKLDLEKKVRLLDREKSDLSSKIKPMEKEKITLGQKIRDLEASKNELQKRVSDLEISLKTKHNEEVVKSQYEVRTLKQENQTMKREKDDLCKTLKVVEKDLRKVARDVNQKKVQAQIKRMVEGIEMNTLIPKTEAETTALKDLEELANQLSEKCEEVGTWKSNFEKLQNDFGERTSELECLNSQLQKAKVDGGSAVEKLKKTEDDLAHIKEKNAQLSDELLNKSRQMTAFENQVKGSMGAISNEATKAMEQKIKDLQKKLDEAVTKKPPTERKKSVKFNLEPEQDDSLDKIARLEAALEEASRERKEILEAAEKEIEYHRSIACELEETMVNDFEWKIHEIESDFHQRLKEAQSGDGGSNSRKSSHTSSGTYTQSELDQKLRELKTEITRQKDDELRRMQSQLRKEMDEKLRSDNNSHKESLVAEKQRELEEVKRKWILESKSLSEQLEVLKKEIERKDEALIKAVNDAQSEGDQKAFEERRKATELAEKSQGEMEALRDDLNGQISRIRAEYDEKVENLESRLQVALGAKLEHMMAMKDEVEQEYADRMEELRDMYRDEMDAQTEKFEKERSKMHNLETSLQETLKTKRKEVDELKVRAHESETKVTELTTRLENQTLEVLRLQTELEEYEYEDAVGGTW, from the exons ATGTCCACGAAGGAATCAACTCCCGGAGGAAGAATTAGATCTCCCCCTCCGTCCTTCAGACCGCCACCACCCTTTGCGGCACCGCCACCCAATCCTTTGAGTCCTTCCTCCCAAAGGAAACTTTCGGTAAACGCTCCATTTCGGGGTCGAAGCCCCAGTCCGTTTAATCGTCGTCCGGTGGAAAAGATTGAGGAACAGAAAATTGCCAGATTTGGTGAACCCTCCTCCAGAATGAATAGCCCACTCCGTACCCTCAATGGTCAAAGCAGAACGTCCTCTGAGGATCATGCAGACTTCCTGGACATtttggagaaggaagaagaaggcttTGCGGAACAGCTCAAGAAACAAAAGGTCTTTCTGCAAACCGTGTTCAAAGAGAAGGACGAACTGGCCACCACGTGTGCCAATCAAGCTGGCAAACTGCAGAGGCTTGAGAATGAGCGGCAGGAATGGCAGAAAAAGATTATTGAGGCAGAGCGTGAAAAACGCGATCTGGCCGAGAAACTGACACAAGAGGAGCAATCTCGGAGCCAATCTGTGAAGAAATTAGAAAAACAGAAGCGTGACCTCGAGAAGATGCAATCAGAATCCTCACTTATGGCCAAGGAACGAAATGATGCAGTGTCGCAGCTAAGTCAGGAGATGAAGGAAATCGAGAGGCTTGAATCCGAGCGGAAATCCTTATTCGCTCGCATTGACGCCTTGGAGCGTCAAAAGCTAGGATCCAGTGCCAATAATAAGCCCATTGATAAGACCTTGGCAGAGACAAATCTGAAGCTCAAATTGGAGATCGGAAACATCCGCACCGATTGTGACAAACTGAATCGAACGACAGAAAacttgaacaaggaaaaaaccGACCTGACCAATAAACTCACCGAGACCAGTATCAAATTGCGGGAACGAGACACGGAGCTAAAGCAAACCCAAAACAAGCTGTCCGATGCCATGGATAGTTTGACTTCGGTGAAGAACCAATTTGATCGTCAACATGAGGAGACTAAAAAGTTGAGGAAAGTCGAGCACGAGCTCAAATTGGAGGCTACGAGAGCTAAAAAAGAGGCTGTGACCAATTCAGACGGGGCAAGTAAACTAAGGCGTGAAGTGGAAAAACTATTAGAAGAGAGGAAAGACCATCTTCAAAAGATTGAGGACTTGCAACACGAAGCCAAAGATATGAAAGATAAAATCACCTCATTTGAGTCCAACAAGCAAAACGAACTGAAAAAAGTGGAGGAGTCCCTCAAAGATACGATCAATGCCAATAAGAAGGTTCAAGATAACCTAAACAAGGAAAAGGACATGATCTCAGTGCTGGATgacgagaaaaagaaattggaaagtgATTTGAATTTGGCGCGCAAAGAGAAGCAGAAATCGGAAGCGGATCTGAAGCATCTCCAAAGCCTCATGGAAAAACGGAAACAAGCCGAGTCGGAGTTGGAGCTGATGGTGAAAGATCTAAAGGAGAAACTCGACAAATATGACATCGACAAGAAGGCAGCTTTGAAAGTAGAGAAatccaagagagaaacgaTGGCCTCCAAACAAGAACAAGAGCGCAAAGAAATGGAGGAGAAATGGGACAAGATGaagcttcaatttgaaaaggcTGCCATTGAAAGTAAGAAGAAAATGGCACAATTGGAGGAAGAGAACAATAAGGCGACATCTATCATTGATGATGCCAAGAGTGAGGtggccaagaaagaagacgaGCTCCGGGTTGCGAATCGAAAGATCAAATCGCTGGAGAGCGAATTCCAGAAGTACAAGGCGAGTAGTAAAAGTGAGGATGAACGACACACTCAAGAGCTTGAAACGGTCGAACAGAGGCTGATTGAAGCCCGCAAATCTGCTGAGgtcatgaagaagaagatggatAGCAATGATGCGGAAATGAAGCGGGTAGTCGATGCCAAAAATGTCCTAGAAGGAAAGGTGAATGCTCTTGAAGCAGACATAAGGAGCATGAAGGAAAGTGGCAACACGACACTTTCCAAAGTGCAAAACGAAAAGGAGTTGGTCCAAAAAGAACTGAGGGACGCTGCCAATAAGATCCTTCAGTTACGGGACGAAAAATGCCGACTGGAAACCAAGGCCAACGAGGATGTCAAGGACTTTGAGAAGACCATTGAAAACTTGAGAACGGACCTACAGAACGTCACTCTGAAGAAGGATGAGCTTTCCGGAAAGTTGAATGATTTGATCTCCAACAAAGATAATGATTTGGCTAATCAACTCAGGGTAAAAGATGAggaaatcaaggccaaggatCTGGAGAAAGATAACCTTAGAATGGACATGGACGCTAAAGTGAAAAAGGTTAACGAACAGCTGGAGAAGCAAAGAAAACAGAGTGAAAAAGAGATGGCCAACTTAAAGGGCGAAATCCAGGATGTCAGCGAGAAGTTGGCCAAGAAAGAGGATATAACGTTCAAATTGGAGAAGGAGAAGCGAGAGGTTGTAATCGCCAAAGACAAGATCGCGAAGCAACTGGAGGCCCTAGAATCAGAAAAGGAGATGATCAAGGAGAATCTGGGCCATCTTGAGGCCGAAAAgaaatccaacaactttggtaGGTACGAGAAGGAGCGATTGAAAGGTGACTTGGACAAGATCGCCGAGGAGAAGGAACGCCTGCAAGCCAGGATCGAGACCCTAAGCCAGGAGCGTAATGAGCTCCAGTCCAAGATTGAGGCCATGTCAAAGGGGGAGTCCAAGCACAAGGACGAGCTCGTTAAGGCAAATAAAGCTTTACTCGGCAAGACCGAGGCATTGGAGGGCGAGAAATCACAATTGCAACGAAACTTCGAGATGCTGGAGGAAAAGCTGAATGGGCTGGAGCGTGCGAAAGCTGATGTATTGCGCCAAAATCAGACTCTGACTTCACAGATTACATCACTGGAAAGTCAGTGCAAGTCGCTGCAGAACGACAAGCAATCCACAAATCAGGGACTCCACGCCCAAATCAACAACTTAAAGACAGAACGAGACAAACTCCAGGCCACTCTGGCCGATTTGAAGACCAAACAATCAGCCACGATGCAAGAATTGGACCTCCTGAAGAAAGAGCTCAAGAGGAGCGAGGACGCCAAACGAGAACTCGGGGATCAAGTGAAGAAGCTTCAATTGGGAGACAAGACCAAGATCCTCACGGATCGGCTGAATCAATTGGAAAAGGATAAGCTTGATTTGGAGAAGAAGGTGAGGCTCTTGGATCGGGAGAAATCGGACctgagcagcaaaatcaagccTATGGAGAAGGAAAAGATCACATTGGGTCAGAAGATCCGCGATCTGGAGGCCTCCAAGAACGAGCTTCAAAAGCGAGTGAGtgacttggagatcagtttgAAAACCAAACACAACGAAGAAGTCGTCAAGTCTCAATATGAAGTCAGAACCTTAAAACAAGagaatcaaacaatgaaacgCGAGAAGGATGATTTGTGCAAGACCCTGAAGGTCGTCGAAAAAGATCTGAGGAAAGTGGCCAGGGATGTCAATCAGAAGAAAGTTCAGGCTCAAATCAAGAGAATGGTGGAAGGTATTGAGATGAACACGCTGATCCCCAAGACCGAAGCTGAAACCACAGCCTTGAAGGACCTCGAAGAACTCGCGAATCAATTGTCGGAGAAGTGTGAGGAAGTTGGAACGTGGAAAAGCAATTTCGAAAAGCTCCAAAACGACTTTGGCGAGAGAACCTCAGAATTGGAATGCCTCAATTCCCAACTACAAAAGGCCAAGGTCGACGGAGGGTCTGCCGTCGAGAAGCTAAAGAAAACCGAAGATGATCTTGCTCACATCAAGGAGAAAAACGCCCAATTGTCAGATGAACTATTGAACAAATCGAGGCAAATGACAGCCTTCGAGAACCAAGTCAAAGGCTCCATGGGTGCCATTAGCAATGAGGCCACAAAGGCCATGGAACAGAAGATCAAGGATCTACAAAAGAAGCTAGACGAGGCGGTGACCAAAAAGCCGCCAACCGAACGGAAAAAGTCCGTAAAGTTCAATTTGGAACCCGAGCAAGATGACTCTTTGGACAAGATTGCAAGGCTTGAGGCGGCCTTGGAGGAGGCAAgtcgagaaagaaaagagatccTGGAGGCAGCAGAAAAGGAAATCGAGTATCACCGATCCATCGCTTGCGAGCTCGAGGAGACCATGGTGAATGACTTTGAATGGAAGATCCACGAAATCGAGTCCGATTTCCATCAACGCCTCAAAGAGGCGCAAAGTGGGGATGGAGGCAGCAATTCCAGGAAATCCTCACACACTTCATCAGGAACATATACTCAGTCAGAGCTAGATCAGAAGTTGCGTGAGCTTAAGACGGAAATCACTCggcaaaaagatgatgaacTTCGCCGGATGCAGAGTCAATTAAGAAAAGAGATGGATGAGAAACTCAGAAGCGACAACAATTCTCACAAAGAATCCCTTG tgGCGGAAAAGCAACGGGAATTGGAGGAAGTGAAGCGCAAATGGATTCTTGAAAGTAAAAGCTTGAGCGAGCAGTTGGAGGTTCTCAAGAAGGAAATTGAGAGGAAGGATGAGGCCCTCATCAAGGCAGTCAATGATGCCCAATCCGAAGGCGATCAGAAG GCCTTTGAAGAGCGTCGCAAGGCCACGGAGCTGGCAGAAAAAAGTCAAGGCGAGATGGAGGCACTTAGGGATGATCTGAATGGGCAGATATCTCGAATAAGAGCCGAGTATGATGAGAAAGTGGAGAATTTAGAAAGCAGACTTCAGGTGGCTTTAG GTGCGAAATTGGAACACATGATGGCCATGAAAGATGAGGTGGAACAGGAATATGCCGACCGTATGGAGGAGCTTCGCGATATGTATCGGGACGAAATGGATGCTCAAACCGAAAAATTCGAGAAGGAGCGGTCCAAGATGCACAATCTGGAAACATCCCTCCAAGAGACCTTGAAGACCAAACGAAAGGAAGTGGACGAACTCAAGGTTCGGGCCCACGAATCCGAAACCAAAGTGACCGAACTGACCACGAGACTCGAAAACCAAACCTTGGAAGTCCTGCGACTTCAAACCGAATTGGAAGAGTATGAGTACGAAGATGCAGTGGGGGGAACGTGGTAG
- the LOC131892712 gene encoding uncharacterized protein LOC131892712, with the protein MLFKKSYLQTLPLLLVLFAAAGACSPRLRRKYHEMRQREEEMARTGRGEELMDPPIEDIGERLIRAPQSQTDSFPPGAMRVQDIDPSTLAAQLATSSDMTKFNPTPYEVGSPEYNMAMINLLLSLKEQGHNVREVETNQPLPELYRDQHQPGGKDPLVCKTVPYNICYRMDKHGNLHPIGDRRPVRLLRVYKRK; encoded by the exons ATgctgtttaaaaaaagttatctcCAGACATTGCCGCTTCTTTTGGTGCTTTTCGCTGCAGCGGGGGCATGTTCCCCAAGGCTACGG AGGAAATATCATGAGATGAGACAAAGGGAGGAGGAAATGGCGAGGACGGGCAGGGGAGAGGAGCTCATGGATCCGCCCATCGAGGACATCGGGGAACGCCTTATACGGGCTCCACAATCACAAACCGATTCGTTCCCTCCAGGAGCCATGAGAGTGCAGGATATTGATCCCAGCACG CTGGCGGCACAATTGGCGACAAGTTCGGATATGACAAAGTTCAACCCAACTCCTTATGAAGTGGGCAGTCCCGAATACAATatggccatgatcaacttgcTGCTAAGCCTCAAAGAACAAGGCCATAACGTTCGGGAAGTGGAGACAAATCAG CCTCTACCGGAACTTTATCGAGATCAACATCAACCGGGGGGCAAGGATCCATTGGTATGCAAAACAGTTCCATACAACATTTGTTATCGGATGGATAAACATGGTAACCTTCATCCAATCGGTGACCGAAGGCCAGTCAGACTTTTACGGGTGTATAAGCGGAAGTAA